One Bdellovibrio sp. ArHS genomic region harbors:
- a CDS encoding pirin family protein has protein sequence MKKLLFSQTTEQRHWVGDGFPVRSIFSYNDRAQEMSPFLLMDYAGPAIFPAATANERRGVGEHPHRGFETVTIVYDGQVEHRDSAGGGGIIGPGDVQWMTAASGLVHEEFHGPDFAKKGGRFEMVQLWVNLPRAYKMSPPRYQGILSDQIPVVSVAQGAGTARIIAGEFEGQKGPAMTFSSINLWDIRLTAGAAAEFTVPQGQTASVFVLDGKVRLGTGESLPEASLAVLDPQGERFTLAAESDAKILFMGGEPLHEPVVGYGPFVMNSKAEILQAITDYQLGRMGQLAQEVVR, from the coding sequence ATGAAAAAACTCCTCTTTTCTCAGACAACAGAACAGCGTCATTGGGTGGGCGATGGATTTCCCGTTCGTTCCATATTTTCTTACAATGACCGCGCTCAAGAGATGTCGCCATTTCTTTTGATGGACTATGCGGGACCCGCCATTTTCCCCGCAGCAACGGCGAACGAACGACGAGGCGTGGGCGAACATCCTCATCGTGGTTTTGAAACTGTGACAATTGTTTACGACGGGCAGGTCGAGCATCGCGATTCCGCAGGAGGCGGTGGTATCATCGGGCCTGGCGACGTGCAATGGATGACGGCGGCTTCCGGTTTAGTACATGAAGAATTTCACGGGCCTGATTTTGCGAAAAAAGGAGGGCGCTTTGAAATGGTGCAACTCTGGGTGAATTTGCCGCGCGCGTATAAAATGTCACCACCGCGCTATCAAGGTATTTTGTCAGATCAGATTCCCGTGGTTTCAGTGGCCCAAGGTGCCGGTACGGCGCGGATTATTGCCGGAGAATTCGAAGGTCAGAAAGGGCCCGCGATGACTTTTTCCTCTATTAATCTTTGGGACATAAGATTGACGGCGGGGGCTGCCGCGGAATTCACAGTTCCCCAAGGTCAGACGGCTTCGGTTTTTGTGCTAGATGGAAAAGTGCGCCTGGGAACAGGTGAGTCTCTTCCCGAAGCGTCACTTGCGGTGTTGGACCCGCAAGGGGAGCGCTTTACTCTTGCGGCAGAAAGCGACGCCAAGATTCTATTCATGGGTGGAGAGCCTTTGCATGAACCTGTGGTGGGTTATGGTCCTTTTGTGATGAACTCCAAGGCAGAGATTCTTCAGGCGATCACAGATTATCAGTTGGGCCGCATGGGACAACTGGCTCAGGAAGTTGTTAGATAA